The sequence CTGATTGCGGGGTATGCAGACGGCACCTTTCGGCCAACCCAAAGCATTACGCGAGAACAGGCGGTGACACTGCTAATCCGAGCGATGCAGCAAATGGTGACGAATCCGCAGGCGATCGCCCTGCCCGACACCGTCACCACAGCTCCCTTTGTCGATGTGCCTACCACCCATCGCAGCGTGCGGCAGTTTCAGTACGCCAAACAACAGGGAATTTTGACCGGGGACACCCAAAATCGCGCCTACCCCGATGCAGCTCTGAGTCGGGTGGGCCTGATGGCGATGATTCGCAAAGCGTTGCAGGTGGTGGTGCTCAAAAATACTGGCGCGGCGACGCCGTTAAGCGAAGTGGTGGTCGCGATCGCCCCTGCCATTGCTTACACCGATATTCAAGGCCATTGGGGAGCCGCGGTCATTCGTGAATTGACCACCTACGGCATTGCGACCCCGCTGAATGAACAGGGCACTCAGTTTGCCCCCAACGCCAATGTCCAGAGAGATTTTGCGGCGGCGGCCCTGGTGAGAATGATCGAAACCGCGATCGCCGAGCCCACGCCCTCCGCGCCCGACGACGTCACAACGCCCTCCGACCATCCCCTGCATGATCCCAATCCTCAGCCGGAAATTGAATTTCCCGATATCGAGGGCAATCGCTATGAGCTCCAGATTGAGATTGCCGCTAATCAATACCAGTTGGTCAAGGGCTTTGTCGATGGCACCTTTCGGCCTCAGAGTGTGATTACGCGCGAGCAGGCCGTCGTCATCTTGCTAGATGCGCTGCGGGAGCGCATTGTGAATGAGACAGTCTTGGTTGTGCCCGCAACGGTGGAGCAGCCCCCCTTTCTCGACGTGCCAACCAATCGCTGGAGTGCGCCGAAGCTGCAACTCGCTAAACAAATTGGCATGGTGGCGGGCAATGCGTTGGGCTACTTCATGCCGGAAGACCCGGTGAGTCGGGCTCAGCTGATGGTCATGGCGCATCAAGCGTTGGCCTATGGCGTTTGGCAAGACTTTGGTCGCCGTCCCAGCCTGGACCAGATTTTCAACACTGACATGGTCAACACTTATAACTTTGTGGATATTCCCAGTAATCACTGGGCGGCGGAGGTGATGGAGGTGACCAGCGTCCTAGGCTTGGCCGAACCGCCCGATGTGAATCAACCCACCCGCTTTGCGCCTGACGCCCCGGCCCAACGCGACTACACCGTGGCGACGGCAGTGCGCATGGTGCAGCTGATGTATACCGACATGCCCAACCCCATCGAGGCTAATGGCTTCCGCGATATTGAGGGCGATCGCTTCGAGACCGAGATCGGCCAGGCAGCGCATCCGTATCAGCTGCTGACCGTGCCCGCAGATGGCTACTTTCAGCCACAAAATCCAGTGCAGCGGGCCACCGTGGCCACGATGCTCGTTAATGCGATCGCCCCCCTGATATCGGCACCGGGGGTCGTGAACCCACCGGATCGCTTAACCACGGCGCCCTTTACTGACGTACCCGCAGACCATCCCGCCGCATCGGCCATTCAGTGGGTGACCCAGGTCGGCATCATGGACAGTGACCCAGCGCCCCAAACCTTTCAACCTGAGGGCGAACTGACCCGCGCGAATCTGATGACGATCATCGACCGGGCCGCTCAGTTTGTGGCCACCACGAACTATGGCCCCGGCGTGACCTTAACCTCAGTGATTGACACCAGCCCACTCACACCGCAAACCTTCACCGACATTGGGGGA comes from Leptolyngbya iicbica LK and encodes:
- a CDS encoding S-layer homology domain-containing protein, which produces MNSVATSLMGQSLAVVQTTLGDPLKQQQSADGQTTFYLHGTQFLTGIFPVRLAGLVSVFRQDRCMALRIIFDRQDPQFAGLVYTQDLAQQLFTRIVGSGSSQWRPLETTRTSDQQLHHVVCLGSNLATAWDAAPTDNRLANDIIVYLERRCNGGAAEPMAIASPPLEPQTTTTASRSFSDMAGNPYEVAILKAANTYHLIAGYADGTFRPTQSITREQAVTLLIRAMQQMVTNPQAIALPDTVTTAPFVDVPTTHRSVRQFQYAKQQGILTGDTQNRAYPDAALSRVGLMAMIRKALQVVVLKNTGAATPLSEVVVAIAPAIAYTDIQGHWGAAVIRELTTYGIATPLNEQGTQFAPNANVQRDFAAAALVRMIETAIAEPTPSAPDDVTTPSDHPLHDPNPQPEIEFPDIEGNRYELQIEIAANQYQLVKGFVDGTFRPQSVITREQAVVILLDALRERIVNETVLVVPATVEQPPFLDVPTNRWSAPKLQLAKQIGMVAGNALGYFMPEDPVSRAQLMVMAHQALAYGVWQDFGRRPSLDQIFNTDMVNTYNFVDIPSNHWAAEVMEVTSVLGLAEPPDVNQPTRFAPDAPAQRDYTVATAVRMVQLMYTDMPNPIEANGFRDIEGDRFETEIGQAAHPYQLLTVPADGYFQPQNPVQRATVATMLVNAIAPLISAPGVVNPPDRLTTAPFTDVPADHPAASAIQWVTQVGIMDSDPAPQTFQPEGELTRANLMTIIDRAAQFVATTNYGPGVTLTSVIDTSPLTPQTFTDIGGHEAAAAIARMAQLGIAQPQTANGTEFAPAATCLRNYAVAAMVGLRELPFLP